Proteins from one Streptomyces sp. NBC_00289 genomic window:
- a CDS encoding IclR family transcriptional regulator, translating into MPTRSAPDRLLSVLAAFDHEHPALSLTDISRRAGLTLTTAHRLVAALTEWGALERDPSGVYHVGLRLWEVAALAPRGLALRQVALPHLEDLYEATHENVQLAVRDGAEVVYIEWISGRSSVGVHIRVGARWPLHATGVGLVLLAHGEPAFQDAYCAGPLASFTPHTITDGPRLRRELAEVRRAGVAVSSRQVTEDALSVAAPVRGPGGSLVAAVSVVVPQADAQVPVLIPAVRLAARGISRALGWRPERDAGVGAEAGAGAGDGAS; encoded by the coding sequence ATGCCCACTCGCTCAGCGCCCGACCGGCTGCTGTCCGTGCTCGCCGCGTTCGACCACGAGCACCCGGCGCTGTCCCTCACCGACATCAGCCGCCGGGCCGGGCTCACCCTGACCACCGCGCACCGGCTCGTCGCCGCCCTCACCGAGTGGGGCGCCCTGGAACGGGACCCTTCCGGCGTCTACCACGTAGGACTACGGCTGTGGGAGGTCGCGGCACTCGCTCCGCGCGGCCTCGCGCTGCGGCAGGTCGCCCTGCCGCACCTGGAGGACCTGTACGAAGCGACCCACGAGAACGTGCAGCTGGCGGTGCGCGACGGCGCGGAGGTCGTGTACATCGAGTGGATCTCGGGGCGTTCGTCGGTCGGCGTGCACATCCGTGTCGGCGCGCGCTGGCCCCTGCACGCCACCGGCGTCGGGCTCGTCCTGCTGGCCCACGGAGAACCGGCGTTCCAGGACGCCTACTGCGCGGGGCCACTCGCCTCCTTCACCCCGCACACGATCACCGACGGCCCGCGGCTGCGCCGCGAACTGGCCGAAGTGAGGCGCGCCGGCGTCGCGGTGAGCAGCCGTCAGGTCACGGAGGACGCGCTGTCCGTCGCCGCCCCGGTGCGCGGGCCGGGGGGATCGCTGGTCGCCGCCGTGTCGGTCGTGGTGCCACAGGCCGACGCCCAGGTACCGGTACTGATCCCCGCGGTACGACTCGCGGCACGCGGGATCTCCCGGGCACTGGGATGGCGGCCCGAGCGGGACGCGGGAGTCGGGGCGGAAGCGGGGGCGGGGGCGGGGGACGGAGCGTCGTAG
- a CDS encoding Ig-like domain-containing protein, translating into MGVSHISNRSGQRSQRWSRRGVLAVLGVVPAAVVTGCGGSADASEATGPAGTASATAPASVKAAAKKPAISVTPADGTRKAGFASPVKVTVTDGTLASVTVAGNDGSTLAGSFDETRTTWTSTGNPYSGTKYTVTATAEGAAAERTTFTTKSPGETFVGYFTPEANSTSGVGMPVSLNFTHAVADRAAVEKAITVTAEPAVEVVGHWFSDTRLDFRPETYWAAGTTVTLSLRLKDVEGADGVYGVQHKDVTFHIGREQISTVDLSAKRMTVRRDGATLATYPVSGGDADHTTWSGIMVISERFKQTRMESSTVGLGDEYDIADVPHAQRLTTSGTFIHGNYWASTAVFGGQNTSHGCVGLHDAKGADDSSVAGYTFYESSLLGDVVIVKNSGERTVDPANGLNGWNLSWARWKAGSAL; encoded by the coding sequence GTGGGCGTCTCGCACATATCGAACCGGTCCGGGCAGCGGTCGCAGCGGTGGTCCCGACGGGGAGTCCTCGCCGTGCTCGGTGTGGTGCCGGCCGCCGTGGTCACGGGCTGCGGCGGTTCGGCGGACGCCTCGGAGGCAACCGGCCCGGCGGGTACCGCGAGCGCGACGGCGCCCGCCTCCGTGAAGGCCGCCGCTAAGAAGCCGGCGATCTCGGTCACCCCCGCCGACGGCACGAGGAAGGCGGGCTTCGCCAGTCCCGTGAAGGTCACCGTCACCGACGGCACGCTGGCCTCGGTGACGGTCGCGGGAAACGACGGTTCGACGCTGGCGGGGTCCTTCGACGAGACCAGGACGACGTGGACGTCGACGGGCAACCCGTACTCGGGCACGAAGTACACGGTGACCGCCACGGCGGAGGGGGCCGCGGCGGAGCGTACGACCTTCACCACGAAGTCGCCCGGTGAGACGTTCGTCGGTTACTTCACCCCCGAGGCGAACTCGACGTCGGGGGTCGGCATGCCGGTGTCCCTGAACTTCACGCACGCCGTCGCGGACCGGGCGGCCGTCGAGAAGGCGATCACGGTGACCGCGGAGCCCGCCGTCGAGGTGGTCGGCCACTGGTTCAGCGACACGCGGCTCGACTTCCGGCCCGAGACGTACTGGGCGGCCGGCACGACGGTCACGCTGAGTCTGCGTCTGAAGGACGTCGAGGGCGCGGACGGTGTCTACGGCGTCCAGCACAAGGACGTCACCTTCCACATCGGCCGCGAGCAGATCAGCACGGTCGACCTGTCCGCCAAGCGGATGACGGTACGGCGGGACGGAGCGACCCTCGCGACCTACCCGGTCAGCGGCGGCGACGCCGACCACACCACCTGGTCCGGGATCATGGTGATCAGTGAGCGGTTCAAGCAGACCCGCATGGAGTCCTCCACGGTCGGCCTCGGCGACGAGTACGACATCGCGGACGTCCCGCACGCCCAGCGCCTGACCACCTCCGGCACCTTCATTCACGGCAACTACTGGGCGTCGACCGCGGTGTTCGGCGGCCAGAACACCAGCCACGGCTGCGTCGGCCTGCACGACGCCAAGGGGGCGGACGACAGCTCCGTGGCGGGCTACACGTTCTACGAGAGTTCCCTGCTGGGTGACGTGGTGATCGTGAAGAACTCGGGCGAGCGGACCGTCGACCCGGCCAACGGCCTCAACGGCTGGAACCTCTCCTGGGCACGGTGGAAGGCGGGCAGCGCGCTCTGA
- a CDS encoding glycoside hydrolase family 16 protein, with amino-acid sequence MSDSSGTPLPRALRRPRLRRALVAVLGTLGLAAAAATVTSPAANASAPTPPTGWSQVFLDDFEGAAGSGVNTANWQYDTGISYPGGPANWGTGEVETMTSSTNNVSLDGNGNLRITPLRDSAGRWTSGRIETNRTDFQPPSGGKLRVEARIQMPNVTGTAAEGYWPAFWTLGAPYRGNYQNWPGVGELDIMENVQGQNKVWATMHCGSNPGGPCNETTGIGNSVACPGTTCQSGFHTYSMEWDRSVSPEAIRFYVDGVNYHTVTAGQVDATTWANATNHGYFVILNVAMGGAFPDALGGGLDNDTVPGHPMVVDYVQVLQSGSGGGTTPPPTGNRDAYSAIQAESYDGQSGTITETTSDTGAGQNIGALANGDWALYKGVNFGSTAAKQFVARVASGAAGGVSGLVEVRLDSRTGTPLGSFSVANTGGWQSWRTVPANITSVTGTHDVYLTFTSGQPSDFVNVNWFDFGH; translated from the coding sequence ATGAGCGACTCCTCCGGCACACCCCTCCCCCGCGCGCTCCGCAGACCCCGTCTGCGGCGCGCGCTCGTCGCCGTCCTCGGCACGCTCGGTCTGGCGGCGGCGGCCGCCACGGTCACCTCACCGGCCGCGAACGCCTCCGCGCCCACTCCCCCGACGGGCTGGTCCCAGGTCTTCCTCGACGACTTCGAGGGCGCCGCCGGCTCCGGCGTGAACACCGCCAACTGGCAGTACGACACCGGCATCTCGTACCCGGGCGGCCCCGCCAACTGGGGCACGGGCGAGGTCGAGACGATGACCTCCAGCACCAACAACGTCTCGCTGGACGGCAACGGCAACCTGCGCATCACCCCGCTGCGCGACTCGGCCGGCCGCTGGACCTCCGGACGCATCGAGACCAACCGCACCGACTTCCAGCCCCCGTCGGGCGGCAAGCTGCGCGTCGAGGCCCGCATCCAGATGCCGAACGTCACCGGCACCGCCGCCGAGGGCTACTGGCCGGCGTTCTGGACGCTGGGCGCGCCCTACCGCGGCAACTACCAGAACTGGCCGGGCGTCGGCGAGCTGGACATCATGGAGAACGTCCAGGGCCAGAACAAGGTCTGGGCCACGATGCACTGCGGCAGCAACCCGGGCGGCCCGTGCAACGAGACCACCGGCATCGGCAACTCCGTCGCCTGTCCGGGCACGACCTGCCAGTCCGGCTTCCACACCTACAGCATGGAGTGGGACCGCTCGGTGAGCCCGGAGGCGATCCGCTTCTACGTCGACGGCGTCAACTACCACACCGTGACGGCCGGTCAGGTCGACGCGACGACCTGGGCCAACGCCACCAACCACGGGTACTTCGTCATCCTGAACGTGGCGATGGGCGGCGCGTTCCCGGACGCGCTCGGCGGCGGCCTGGACAACGACACGGTTCCGGGTCACCCGATGGTCGTCGACTACGTCCAGGTGCTCCAGTCCGGCAGCGGAGGCGGCACCACTCCCCCGCCCACCGGCAACCGTGACGCCTACAGCGCCATCCAGGCGGAGTCGTACGACGGTCAGTCCGGCACGATCACCGAGACCACCTCGGACACCGGGGCAGGCCAGAACATCGGTGCCCTCGCGAACGGCGACTGGGCCCTCTACAAGGGCGTCAACTTCGGCTCCACGGCGGCGAAGCAGTTCGTCGCCCGGGTGGCGAGCGGCGCGGCGGGCGGCGTCAGCGGCCTGGTCGAGGTCCGTCTGGACAGCCGTACCGGCACTCCGCTCGGCAGTTTCTCGGTGGCCAACACCGGTGGCTGGCAGTCGTGGAGGACGGTTCCGGCGAACATCACCTCGGTGACGGGCACGCACGACGTGTATCTCACCTTCACCAGCGGTCAGCCGTCGGACTTCGTGAACGTGAACTGGTTCGACTTCGGCCACTGA
- a CDS encoding helix-turn-helix domain-containing protein, with the protein MADQTIQGGDGDGGVDAIRTFPFPVELSVGGVGMQVGPMGTGRTWHADAPLHRVHRIDFHVVMLFDAGPVHHMIDFAEYEATAGDLLWIRPGQVHRFSRSSGYRGTVLTMQPGFLPRHTVEATGLYRYDLPPLLRPDEPRLAGLRSALAQLRREYEDTTTLPLSLHTAVLRHSLTAFLLRLAHLAASSAEEARRQADTTFTLFRDAVERGFATNHSVSAYADDLGYSRRTLVRAVRAATGQTPKGFIDHRVILEAKRLLAHTDLPIGRVGAAVGFPDAANFSKFFHLHTDMAPAAFRAELG; encoded by the coding sequence ATGGCGGACCAAACCATCCAAGGCGGAGACGGTGACGGCGGCGTTGACGCGATCAGAACGTTCCCCTTCCCGGTCGAGCTGAGCGTGGGCGGTGTCGGCATGCAGGTCGGCCCCATGGGCACCGGCCGCACCTGGCACGCCGACGCGCCGCTGCACCGTGTCCACCGCATCGACTTCCACGTCGTGATGCTGTTCGACGCCGGCCCGGTCCACCACATGATCGACTTCGCCGAGTACGAGGCGACGGCCGGCGACCTGCTGTGGATCCGCCCCGGGCAGGTCCACCGCTTCTCGCGCAGCAGCGGGTACCGCGGAACCGTCCTGACCATGCAACCCGGCTTTCTGCCCCGCCACACGGTCGAGGCCACCGGCCTGTACCGCTACGACCTGCCACCCCTGCTGCGCCCCGACGAGCCGCGACTCGCCGGACTGCGCTCGGCCCTCGCCCAGCTCCGGCGCGAGTACGAGGACACGACGACACTGCCCCTGAGCCTGCACACCGCGGTGCTGCGCCACTCCCTGACGGCGTTCCTGTTGCGCCTGGCCCATCTCGCGGCCAGCTCCGCGGAGGAGGCCCGGCGGCAGGCCGACACCACCTTCACCCTCTTCCGCGACGCCGTGGAGCGGGGCTTCGCCACCAACCACAGCGTCAGCGCCTACGCGGACGACCTCGGTTACTCCCGCCGTACCCTCGTCCGCGCGGTGCGCGCCGCCACCGGCCAGACCCCCAAGGGCTTCATCGACCACCGCGTGATCCTGGAGGCCAAACGCCTCCTCGCCCACACCGACCTGCCGATAGGCCGCGTCGGCGCGGCGGTCGGCTTTCCCGACGCGGCGAACTTCTCCAAGTTCTTCCACCTGCACACGGACATGGCGCCGGCGGCGTTCCGGGCGGAACTCGGCTGA
- the tkt gene encoding transketolase, producing MSTQTPDTFEWTELDRRALDTARLLAADAVQRVGNGHPGTAMSLAPAAYTLFQKVMRHDPADPEWTGRDRFVLSPGHTSLTLYTQLFLAGYELELDDLKAFRTHGSKTPGHPEYGHTAGVETTTGPLGQGVANAVGMAMAARYERGLFDPDAAEGESPFDHTVWAIVSDGDLEEGISAEASSLAGHQKLGNLVFLYDDNHISIEGDTATAFSEDVLKRYEAYGWHVRRIEPAADGDIDVHALHGALRAAQAETGRPSIIAMRTIIAWPAPNARNTEAAHGSALGEDEIAATKRALGFDPDKSFEVSDEVLAHTHRALDRGAEAHAAWDKRTDKWRGARPERAKLFDRVVAGQLPEGWEDSLPVFEEGRSVATRAASGKVLQSLGEVLPELWGGSADLAGSNNTTIDKTSSFLPADNPLPEADPYGRTIHFGIREHSMAAEMNGIALHGNTRVYGGTFLVFSDYMRNAVRLSALMQLPVTYVWTHDSIGLGEDGPTHQPVEHLASLRAIPGLNIVRPADANETVVAWAEILRRHATDPAPHGLALTRQGVPTYAPDPDAARGGYVLRESSTEVPEVVLIATGSEVQLAVAARERLEAEGVGTRVVSMPSVEWFEEQPREYRDRVLPPSVRARVAVEAGIGLTWYRFTGDAGRIVSLEHFGASADAKTLFTEFGFTAENVAEAARQSLAAARG from the coding sequence ATGAGCACGCAGACACCGGACACCTTCGAATGGACCGAACTCGACCGGCGTGCCCTCGACACCGCCCGTCTGCTGGCGGCGGATGCCGTGCAGCGGGTCGGGAACGGGCACCCCGGCACCGCGATGAGTCTGGCTCCGGCCGCCTACACGCTCTTTCAGAAGGTGATGCGACACGACCCCGCCGATCCCGAGTGGACCGGCCGTGACCGCTTCGTCCTGTCCCCGGGTCACACCTCGCTGACCCTCTACACGCAGCTCTTCCTCGCCGGGTACGAGCTGGAACTCGACGACCTGAAGGCGTTCCGGACCCACGGTTCGAAGACGCCCGGTCATCCGGAGTACGGGCACACCGCCGGTGTGGAGACGACCACCGGTCCGCTCGGGCAGGGTGTGGCCAACGCGGTGGGCATGGCGATGGCCGCCCGCTACGAGCGCGGCCTGTTCGACCCGGACGCCGCCGAGGGCGAGTCCCCCTTCGACCACACCGTCTGGGCGATCGTCTCCGACGGCGACCTGGAGGAGGGCATCTCCGCCGAGGCGTCCTCCCTCGCCGGCCACCAGAAGCTCGGCAACCTGGTCTTCCTCTACGACGACAACCACATCTCCATCGAGGGCGACACGGCGACCGCGTTCTCCGAGGACGTGCTGAAGCGGTACGAGGCCTACGGCTGGCACGTGCGGCGGATCGAGCCCGCCGCCGACGGCGACATCGACGTCCACGCACTGCACGGGGCACTGCGGGCCGCGCAGGCGGAAACGGGCCGTCCCTCGATCATCGCGATGCGCACGATCATCGCCTGGCCCGCCCCGAACGCCCGGAACACCGAGGCCGCCCACGGCTCGGCTCTGGGCGAGGACGAGATCGCCGCCACCAAGCGTGCCCTCGGCTTCGACCCGGACAAGAGCTTCGAGGTCTCCGACGAGGTCCTCGCGCACACCCACCGGGCACTCGACCGGGGTGCCGAGGCGCACGCCGCCTGGGACAAGCGGACCGACAAGTGGCGCGGCGCCCGTCCGGAGCGCGCGAAGCTGTTCGACCGGGTCGTCGCGGGTCAGCTCCCCGAGGGCTGGGAGGACTCCCTGCCGGTGTTCGAGGAGGGCAGGTCCGTCGCCACCCGGGCCGCCTCCGGCAAGGTGCTCCAGTCCCTCGGCGAGGTGCTTCCCGAGCTGTGGGGCGGCTCGGCCGACCTGGCCGGCTCGAACAACACCACGATCGACAAGACCAGCTCCTTCCTCCCGGCGGACAACCCGCTGCCGGAGGCCGACCCGTACGGCCGCACCATCCACTTCGGTATCCGCGAGCACTCGATGGCCGCGGAGATGAACGGCATCGCGCTGCACGGCAACACGCGCGTCTACGGCGGTACGTTCCTGGTGTTCTCCGACTACATGCGCAACGCGGTGCGCCTGTCGGCGCTGATGCAGCTGCCGGTGACGTACGTGTGGACGCACGACTCCATCGGCCTCGGCGAGGACGGCCCGACCCACCAGCCGGTCGAACACCTCGCCTCGCTGCGCGCCATCCCGGGCCTCAACATCGTCCGCCCGGCGGACGCCAACGAGACCGTGGTGGCGTGGGCGGAGATCCTGCGGCGGCACGCCACCGACCCGGCTCCGCACGGCCTCGCGCTCACCCGTCAGGGCGTACCGACGTACGCGCCCGATCCGGACGCGGCGCGCGGCGGGTACGTGCTGCGGGAGTCCTCCACCGAGGTGCCCGAGGTCGTCCTGATCGCCACCGGCTCCGAGGTCCAACTCGCCGTCGCCGCGCGGGAACGGCTGGAGGCCGAGGGCGTCGGGACGCGGGTGGTGTCGATGCCGTCCGTGGAGTGGTTCGAGGAGCAGCCGCGCGAGTACCGCGACCGCGTCCTGCCGCCGTCCGTGCGGGCCCGCGTTGCGGTCGAGGCGGGGATCGGGCTGACGTGGTACCGGTTCACAGGTGACGCAGGACGCATCGTCTCCCTCGAACACTTCGGCGCCTCCGCCGACGCGAAGACCCTGTTCACCGAGTTCGGCTTCACCGCCGAGAACGTCGCCGAGGCGGCCAGGCAGTCGCTGGCCGCCGCGCGTGGCTGA
- the tal gene encoding transaldolase, producing MITVSEATATAGALKRLSDEGVSVWLDDLSRKRITSGDLAGLVARRNVVGVTTNPSIFQAAIGSGEGYREQLADLAVRGVTVDEAVRMMTTADVRAAADVLRPVYEATGGRDGRVSIEVDPRLAHDTRATIAEAKQLGWLVDRPNVMIKIPATKAGLPAITEVVGLGISVNVTLIFSLDRYREVMDAYLAGLEKARAAGLDLSAVHSVASFFVSRVDSEIDKRLTVLGTDEALALKGRAALANARLAYEAYEDVFGRERWAALAAAGANKQRPLWASTGVKDPAYRDTMYVDELVAPGTVNTMPEATLNATAGHGRITGDTVTGRYAGARADLAAIERLGISYDEVVRQLEDEGVAKFETAWQDLLDAVTKSLNSKEVDGE from the coding sequence ATGATCACCGTGTCCGAAGCAACCGCGACCGCGGGTGCGCTCAAGCGCCTGTCCGACGAGGGCGTCTCCGTCTGGCTGGACGACCTGTCACGCAAGCGGATCACATCCGGCGACCTGGCCGGACTCGTCGCGCGCCGCAACGTGGTGGGCGTGACCACCAACCCGTCCATCTTCCAGGCCGCGATCGGCTCCGGGGAGGGCTACCGGGAGCAGCTGGCCGACCTCGCCGTGCGCGGTGTGACGGTCGACGAGGCCGTACGGATGATGACCACCGCCGACGTCCGCGCCGCCGCCGACGTCCTGCGGCCGGTGTACGAGGCGACCGGCGGCCGGGACGGCCGGGTGTCCATCGAGGTCGACCCGCGTCTCGCCCACGACACGCGGGCGACGATCGCCGAGGCCAAGCAGCTCGGCTGGCTGGTCGACCGCCCCAACGTCATGATCAAGATCCCGGCGACGAAGGCCGGCCTCCCGGCGATCACCGAGGTCGTCGGCCTGGGCATCAGCGTCAACGTGACGCTGATCTTCTCCCTGGACCGCTACCGCGAGGTCATGGACGCCTACCTCGCCGGCCTGGAGAAGGCGCGGGCGGCCGGGCTGGACCTGTCCGCCGTCCACTCCGTCGCCTCCTTCTTCGTCTCCCGCGTCGACAGCGAGATCGACAAGCGTCTGACGGTCCTCGGCACCGACGAGGCCCTGGCCCTCAAGGGGCGGGCGGCCCTGGCGAACGCGCGGCTCGCCTACGAGGCGTACGAGGACGTCTTCGGCCGGGAACGCTGGGCGGCTCTCGCCGCGGCCGGGGCCAACAAGCAGCGTCCGCTGTGGGCGTCGACCGGCGTGAAGGACCCGGCGTACAGGGACACGATGTACGTCGACGAACTGGTCGCGCCCGGCACGGTCAACACCATGCCGGAGGCCACCCTGAACGCCACCGCCGGCCACGGCCGGATCACCGGGGACACCGTCACCGGCCGGTACGCCGGGGCCCGCGCCGACCTCGCGGCCATCGAGCGCCTCGGCATCTCCTACGACGAGGTCGTGCGGCAGCTCGAGGACGAGGGTGTCGCCAAGTTCGAGACGGCCTGGCAGGACCTGCTGGACGCCGTCACCAAGTCGCTGAACAGCAAGGAGGTCGACGGGGAATGA
- the zwf gene encoding glucose-6-phosphate dehydrogenase: protein MEAVTALPATEPAEWANPLRDPRDRRLPKIAGPSGLVIFGVTGDLSRKKLMPAVYDLANRGLLPPGFSLVGFARRDWEDQDFAEVVHEAVREHARTEFREEVWQQLAEGMRFIPGDFDDDTAFKQLRAAVDELDSSRGTAGNYAFYLSVPPKFFPKVVRQLKKHGLADAPEGSWRRAVIEKPFGHDLRSARELNALVHGVFEPDQVFRIDHYLGKETVQNLLALRFANQMYEPVWNRSYVDHIQITMAEDIGIGGRAGYYDGIGAARDVIQNHLLQLMALTAMEEPIAFDADSLLTEKLKVLKSVRLPEKLGEHTVLGQYAEGWQGGEKVVGYLQEEGINPGSKTDTYAAIKLEVDNRRWAGIPFYLRTGKRLGRRVTEIAVVFKRAPHSPFDSTATEELGQNAIVIRVQPDEGMTVRFGSKVPGTSMEIRDVSMDFAYGESFTESSPEAYERLILDVLLGDANLFPRHQEVEESWKILDPIEEYWARHGRPAQYPSGTWGPEEADEMLARDGRSWRRP from the coding sequence ATGGAGGCCGTGACGGCTCTGCCCGCCACCGAGCCCGCCGAATGGGCCAACCCACTGCGCGATCCGCGGGACCGCCGCCTGCCCAAGATCGCCGGCCCCTCCGGCCTGGTCATCTTCGGCGTCACCGGCGACCTGTCCCGCAAGAAGCTCATGCCGGCCGTGTACGACCTGGCCAACCGCGGGCTGCTGCCGCCGGGCTTCTCCCTGGTCGGCTTCGCCCGCCGGGACTGGGAGGACCAGGACTTCGCCGAGGTGGTGCACGAAGCGGTGCGCGAGCACGCCCGCACCGAGTTCCGCGAGGAGGTGTGGCAGCAGCTCGCCGAGGGCATGCGGTTCATCCCGGGCGACTTCGACGACGACACGGCGTTCAAGCAGCTGCGCGCGGCCGTGGACGAGCTCGACAGCTCCCGCGGCACCGCCGGCAACTACGCCTTCTACCTCTCCGTACCGCCGAAGTTCTTCCCCAAGGTCGTGCGTCAGCTCAAGAAGCACGGTCTGGCGGACGCGCCGGAGGGCTCCTGGCGCCGCGCGGTGATCGAGAAGCCCTTCGGGCACGACCTGCGCAGCGCCCGCGAACTCAACGCGCTGGTGCACGGCGTGTTCGAGCCGGACCAGGTCTTCCGCATCGACCACTACCTCGGCAAGGAGACCGTCCAGAACCTGCTGGCGCTGCGCTTCGCGAACCAGATGTACGAGCCGGTGTGGAACCGGTCGTACGTCGACCACATCCAGATCACGATGGCCGAGGACATCGGCATCGGCGGCCGGGCCGGGTACTACGACGGCATCGGCGCCGCCCGTGACGTGATCCAGAACCACCTGCTGCAGCTGATGGCGCTCACCGCGATGGAGGAGCCCATCGCCTTCGACGCCGACTCGCTGCTCACCGAGAAGCTCAAGGTCCTCAAGTCCGTGCGGCTGCCGGAGAAGCTGGGTGAGCACACCGTGCTCGGCCAGTACGCGGAGGGCTGGCAGGGCGGCGAGAAGGTGGTCGGGTACCTCCAGGAGGAGGGCATCAACCCCGGCTCGAAGACCGACACGTACGCGGCGATCAAGCTGGAGGTGGACAACCGCCGCTGGGCGGGCATCCCCTTCTACCTCCGTACCGGCAAGCGCCTGGGCCGCCGGGTCACCGAGATCGCGGTCGTCTTCAAGCGGGCCCCCCACTCCCCCTTCGACTCCACCGCCACGGAGGAGCTCGGCCAGAACGCGATCGTCATCCGCGTCCAGCCCGACGAGGGCATGACGGTCCGGTTCGGCTCGAAGGTGCCGGGCACCTCGATGGAGATCCGGGACGTGTCCATGGACTTCGCCTACGGCGAGTCCTTCACGGAGTCCAGCCCGGAGGCGTACGAACGCCTCATCCTGGACGTGCTGCTCGGCGACGCCAACCTGTTCCCCCGCCACCAGGAAGTGGAAGAGTCCTGGAAGATTCTCGACCCGATCGAGGAGTACTGGGCGCGGCACGGCAGGCCCGCGCAGTACCCCTCGGGCACCTGGGGACCCGAGGAAGCCGACGAGATGCTCGCACGAGACGGACGGAGCTGGCGCAGGCCATGA
- the opcA gene encoding glucose-6-phosphate dehydrogenase assembly protein OpcA, whose product MKIDLTDTTASKINKALVQGRRAIGTPAVGMVLTMVIVTDEENAYDSIRAAEEASHEHPSRTLVVIKRHARTPRDRTASRLDAEVRVGADAGTGETVVLRTYGEVSEHADSVVLPLLLPDAPVVVWWPVDAPKVPAKDPLGALAQRRITDMYAVERPLTALDARVASYAPGDTDLAWTRLTPWRSMLAAALDQARAKITSAAVESEADNPSAELLARWLEARLGVTVDRVVTAGPVVTAVRLGTAGGDVVIDRPEGPLATLSLPGQPSRTLALKVRTTSELIAEELRRLDADEMYAIALRGEGTKETPAHV is encoded by the coding sequence ATGAAGATCGACCTGACCGACACCACGGCAAGCAAGATCAACAAGGCGTTGGTGCAGGGACGCCGCGCCATCGGGACACCCGCTGTGGGCATGGTCCTGACGATGGTCATCGTCACGGACGAGGAGAACGCCTACGACTCGATCCGGGCCGCCGAGGAGGCCTCGCACGAGCACCCCTCGCGCACCCTGGTCGTCATCAAGCGGCACGCCCGCACCCCGCGTGACCGCACCGCCTCCCGGCTGGACGCCGAGGTCAGGGTGGGCGCCGACGCCGGCACCGGCGAGACGGTGGTGCTGCGGACCTACGGCGAGGTGTCCGAGCACGCCGACTCCGTCGTCCTGCCGCTGCTGCTGCCGGACGCGCCGGTCGTCGTGTGGTGGCCGGTGGACGCGCCCAAGGTGCCCGCCAAGGACCCGCTCGGCGCCCTCGCGCAGCGCAGGATCACCGACATGTACGCCGTCGAGCGCCCGCTCACGGCACTCGACGCCCGGGTCGCCTCCTACGCGCCCGGCGACACCGACCTGGCCTGGACCCGGCTCACCCCCTGGCGCTCGATGCTGGCCGCCGCCCTGGACCAGGCCCGCGCGAAGATCACCTCGGCGGCCGTGGAGAGCGAGGCCGACAACCCGAGCGCCGAGCTGCTCGCCCGCTGGCTGGAGGCCCGCCTCGGGGTCACGGTCGACCGGGTCGTCACCGCGGGGCCCGTCGTCACGGCCGTACGGCTGGGCACGGCGGGCGGCGACGTCGTCATCGACCGCCCCGAGGGCCCGCTGGCCACGCTGTCCCTGCCGGGCCAGCCCTCGCGCACCCTCGCGCTGAAGGTCCGCACCACCTCCGAACTCATCGCCGAGGAGCTCAGGCGCCTCGACGCGGACGAGATGTACGCCATCGCCCTGCGCGGTGAGGGAACCAAGGAGACACCTGCTCATGTCTGA